The Pedobacter roseus genome contains a region encoding:
- a CDS encoding VOC family protein, with amino-acid sequence MVNFKSSIPALPVVSIKKAVDFYQIKMGFQTRHQEDTFAVMVRGGVEIHLWQACDQSWKFRSLLLFLRLIRSGAETFIAGTASCRIKVEGIEELYQEYKDQGVLHGEHNTIEEQYWGDRDLSTLDLYGNLLTFYEEIG; translated from the coding sequence ATGGTGAATTTTAAAAGCAGTATTCCGGCGCTTCCAGTTGTTAGCATAAAAAAGGCAGTAGACTTTTATCAGATAAAAATGGGCTTCCAAACCCGCCATCAGGAAGATACTTTTGCCGTGATGGTAAGAGGTGGAGTTGAAATACATCTTTGGCAAGCCTGCGATCAGAGCTGGAAATTCAGGAGTTTATTACTTTTTCTAAGACTTATCCGGAGTGGGGCCGAAACATTCATCGCAGGGACTGCAAGCTGCAGGATCAAGGTTGAAGGAATTGAAGAACTTTATCAGGAATACAAGGACCAAGGTGTCCTGCATGGGGAACATAACACCATTGAAGAGCAATACTGGGGAGACCGGGACCTATCTACCTTGGATCTTTATGGAAACCTTCTCACTTTTTATGAAGAGATTGGCTAG
- a CDS encoding GDCCVxC domain-containing (seleno)protein produces MTIVLSSTITCPKCGFAKKEEMSTDSCQYFYECSHCRTILKPNAGDCCVFCSYGTIKCPPIQQGTSCCG; encoded by the coding sequence ATGACAATTGTACTCAGTTCAACAATTACCTGTCCAAAGTGCGGCTTTGCAAAAAAGGAAGAGATGTCTACCGACTCCTGCCAATATTTTTACGAGTGTTCTCACTGCCGCACCATCCTCAAGCCAAACGCTGGAGACTGCTGCGTTTTCTGTAGCTATGGAACGATCAAGTGTCCGCCGATCCAACAGGGAACCTCTTGCTGCGGCTAG
- the merTP gene encoding mercuric transport protein MerTP: protein MNKEIQKSWIAGLLSACTASLCCIVPFIAAVGGSAGSASIYFNWIEPYRPYMIVLTFILFGLSWYKILTKKPMPSDNCGCENERKNFMGSKKFLGIVTVVCGLLIAFPYYSNLFAGQGMKSSITTQEKLQTARLSINGMSCAGCTDHIDKGLSGIRGIARSTTSFEKAMTTVIYNPDSISADSISKKIKQIGYRNSLIEKN, encoded by the coding sequence CGGACTATTATCGGCATGTACTGCCTCACTTTGCTGCATCGTGCCCTTTATCGCTGCCGTAGGAGGTTCAGCTGGAAGTGCTTCAATATATTTCAACTGGATAGAACCGTATCGTCCTTATATGATCGTTCTGACATTTATACTATTTGGACTTTCCTGGTATAAAATACTGACAAAAAAACCAATGCCAAGCGACAACTGCGGGTGTGAGAATGAGCGGAAAAACTTCATGGGATCAAAAAAATTCCTTGGGATCGTAACGGTTGTCTGCGGGCTTTTGATCGCCTTTCCGTATTATTCAAATTTGTTTGCCGGCCAAGGGATGAAATCTAGCATAACAACGCAGGAAAAACTTCAAACGGCACGCCTGTCTATAAATGGAATGAGCTGCGCTGGGTGCACAGACCATATAGACAAAGGACTTTCGGGCATTCGCGGAATTGCCAGGTCGACAACATCCTTTGAAAAGGCAATGACTACTGTCATCTATAACCCTGATAGTATTTCGGCAGACAGTATCAGTAAAAAAATCAAGCAGATCGGCTATCGAAATAGCCTTATAGAGAAAAATTAA